From a single Coriobacteriaceae bacterium genomic region:
- the lspA gene encoding signal peptidase II: MGVAGGVAFAVLLVDQLTKFAVRSVGDALHMTVIPGVIDFVFVRNIGAAFSMGEGHGIAFAVLALAVIIAIAVYLVRAPQLARLEVVGMAMVAGGAIGNAIDRLAMGFVTDFIAATFIDFPVFNVADIGITVGVVFSLVGYMFLSPAAREVDATAELNARDEARAKRKAKQRGERARKIRERNER, translated from the coding sequence TTGGGTGTTGCTGGTGGCGTGGCGTTCGCTGTGCTGCTTGTTGACCAGCTGACCAAGTTTGCGGTTCGTTCCGTGGGCGATGCCCTGCATATGACCGTTATCCCCGGCGTGATCGATTTCGTGTTCGTTCGCAATATCGGAGCCGCCTTTAGCATGGGCGAGGGCCATGGCATAGCGTTTGCCGTACTGGCGCTTGCGGTTATTATCGCCATTGCCGTGTACCTGGTTCGCGCGCCTCAACTCGCTCGCCTGGAGGTCGTGGGCATGGCTATGGTTGCGGGCGGCGCCATCGGCAACGCGATCGATCGCTTGGCCATGGGCTTTGTAACTGATTTTATTGCTGCTACCTTCATTGATTTCCCTGTCTTTAACGTTGCGGACATCGGTATTACCGTGGGTGTCGTATTTTCCCTCGTTGGTTACATGTTTTTGAGCCCTGCCGCTCGCGAGGTCGATGCGACTGCCGAGCTCAATGCCCGTGATGAGGCCCGCGCCAAGCGCAAAGCCAAGCAGCGTGGGGAGCGTGCCCGCAAGATTCGCGAAAGGAATGAGCGTTAA